The Candidatus Methylomirabilota bacterium genome has a segment encoding these proteins:
- a CDS encoding FAD-dependent monooxygenase produces the protein MIGGSMSGLFTAALLRRVGWEVFTPIYDLASPRMVLGRVVLIGDAASVGRPHMGFGVSKAAEDARALADALGAHGADIDAELAQFEGVRRPIGERVMLHGRKLGAHLGVNLKTEDEWAMWKLLQDPHAVLGHIAVPHFLAA, from the coding sequence GTGATCGGCGGGTCGATGTCCGGGTTGTTCACGGCGGCGCTGCTTCGCCGGGTTGGCTGGGAGGTCTTCACGCCGATTTACGACCTGGCGTCACCTCGGATGGTGCTCGGCCGCGTCGTGCTGATCGGCGATGCCGCATCGGTCGGCCGGCCGCACATGGGGTTCGGCGTGTCGAAGGCGGCGGAGGACGCTCGGGCTCTGGCGGATGCGCTCGGGGCTCACGGCGCCGACATCGACGCGGAACTCGCGCAGTTCGAGGGCGTGCGGCGGCCGATCGGCGAGCGCGTGATGCTGCACGGCCGCAAGCTCGGCGCCCACCTCGGTGTGAACCTCAAGACCGAAGACGAGTGGGCGATGTGGAAGCTCTTGCAGGATCCCCACGCCGTGCTGGGCCACATCGCGGTTCCCCACTTCCTCGCCGCCTGA